The Triticum dicoccoides isolate Atlit2015 ecotype Zavitan chromosome 6A, WEW_v2.0, whole genome shotgun sequence genome has a window encoding:
- the LOC119316676 gene encoding defensin J1-2-like yields the protein MASYMKKVAEGPLGTGKAFICLSLLMLLVLSSEKMESYGCIKRKSGKWLNDTCFIPGTCNAPCRDEGFDSGHCKNLWTCICYKNCTGLSL from the exons ATGGCATCGTACATGAAGAAGGTTGCTGAAGGACCACTGGGAACTGGCAAGGCTTTCATATGCCTGTCGCTGTTGATGCTGCTCGTGCTGTCATCTG AAAAAATGGAGTCGTATGGCTGCATAAAGCGGAAGAGCGGGAAGTGGCTCAACGACACTTGCTTCATACCAGGCACCTGCAACGCACCCTGCAGAGACGAGGGCTTCGACAGTGGCCATTGCAAGAACCTCTGGACATGCATCTGCTACAAGAACTGCACCGGCTTATCCCTCTAG
- the LOC119314667 gene encoding defensin J1-2-like gives MASYMKKVAEGPLGTGKAFICLAMLMLLVLSSGKMGAHGCEKRKSGRWTNDTCIIAGTCNGPCRDEGFDNGHCHNTWECICYKNCGLSLQPPHA, from the exons ATGGCATCATACATGAAGAAGGTTGCTGAAGGACCACTGGGAACCGGCAAGGCTTTCATATGCCTGGCGATGTTGATGCTGCTCGTGCTGTCATCTG GAAAAATGGGGGCGCATGGCTGCGAAAAGCGGAAGAGCGGGAGGTGGACCAACGACACTTGCATCATAGCAGGCACCTGCAACGGGCCCTGCCGGGACGAGGGCTTCGACAACGGCCATTGCCATAACACCTGGGAATGCATCTGCTACAAGAACTGCGGCTTATCCCTCCAGCCACCGCATGCATGA